TGAACCCTCACATCCTTTCGGACACACGGACCTGAACCGTGCGCGTCTGCCGTTCCGCCACCCGCCCAGGGTGCGCACCCGTCACCGGGTGCTCGGAGGCCTCCGCCTCCGGACGCCTGAAAAGGCTAGCACGGTCGGGGGAGTGGTTAGGTATCCAGATACGCCGAGCGAACCTTTACACCGATACGATCGTCTACCAGTGGGGAAGGGAGGTGCCCGTGGGCGTCATTCAGCGCTTCGAGCGACGGCTCGAGGGCATGGTCGAAGGGGCCTTCGCCCGTGCCTTCAAGTCTGAGCTGCAGCCGGTCGAGGTGGCCAGTGCTGTGCAGCGCGAGATGGACGATCGGGCGGCGATCGTGGCACAGGGCCGCACGCTGGTTCCGAACGACTTCGTCGTGGAGATCTCTCAGCAGGACGGGCAGCGGCTGCAGGTGTACGCCGACAGCTTGAGCCAGGAGCTGGCGAATCTCGCGCGCGAGTACGCGAAGGAGCAGGGGTACTCCTTCGTGGGGCCGGTGCGGGTGCGGTTCGAGAACGCGGGCGATCTCGCGACGGGCATGTTCCGGATCAGGTCGGGGGTGATCAGGGGCTCGACGGTCGAGGGCGGGGAGATCCGCCAGCCGGTGAGCGATGTGCCGCAGGGGGCGCGCGGGGGCGTCTTCGCCGGCAATCCGCGGCTGCTGGTGACCACGGCCGTCGAGGGGTCGGACGCGACGCAGCGCACCTATGAGATCAACACTCCTGTGACGCTGCTGGGTCGCGGTACGGACTGCGACCTGCGGCTCGTCGACCCGGGCGTGTCCCGGCACCATGCCGAGATCCGCGTAGAGGGTCCCGAAGTCGCTCTCGTGGATCTAGGGTCGACCAACGGCTCGTTCGTGAACGGGCAGCCGATCCGGCGGGTGACGCTGGTGGACGGCTCCCGGGTGACGATGGGCCGGACCACGCTCGTCTTCCGCCGCGATAGGGAGTAACCCCGACTCCGATGTCCCCATTCACCCTCACGCTGATCAAGCTGGCGTTCCTCGCGGTGCTGTGGCTGTTCGTCATCGCGGCCGTCGGCGTGATCAGGGCCGACCTGTTCGGCTCGAAGGCCGCGACGAGGGCGGCCACGCGCGCGTCCCAGCCCCGGCCCCCCCGGGCGGCCCGGCAGCCGAAGCCGCCGCGGTCGCAGCGCGCCGCCCAGCAGGGCGCTCCGACGAAGCTGGTGGTCGTCCAGGGCGAGCGGGCCGGCACCGTCATAGAGCTCACGGGGGTGCCCATCACCATCGGTCGGGCGAATGACGCCACGCTTGTTGTCACCGACGACTACGCTTCGAGCCGGCATGCCCGACTTTACGCGCAGGACGGTCAGTGGATCGTGGAAGATCTCGGCTCGACCAATGGGACGTATCTCGGACGCACGAAGGTGACCCGGCCCATGCCGATCCCGCCGGGCGTTCCGGTCCGTATCGGCAAGACCGTGATCGAGCTGCGCAAATGACTCTGGGAATCCGCTACGCGGCGCGCTCCGACGTGGGCATGCTCCGCGAGGGCAACGAGGACTCGGCGTACGCGGGCGCGCATCTGCTCGCGGTGGCCGACGGGATGGGCGGTCATGTCGGCGGCGAGATCGCGAGCGCCGCCGCGATCGAGGCGCTGCGGCCGCTCGACAAGGACCTTCCGGCGTCGGAGCTGCTGGCGGCGCTGGAGCACACGGTCAAGGCCGCGAACGACAACCTGCACCGGATCGTGGAGTCGGATCCGGCGCTGCAGGGCATGGGGACGACGCTCACGGCGATGCTGTGGGCGGGCAACCAGGTCGCGCTGGTGCACATCGGGGATTCGCGTGCGTACCTGCTGCGCGACGGCAGCCTGTTCCAGATAACGCACGACCACACGCTGGTGCAGTCGCTGGTCGACGAGGGGCGGATCAGCCCGGACGAGGCGGCGTCGCATCCGCAGCGTTCGCTGCTGCTGCGGGCGCTGGACGGCCGCGGCGAGGTGGATCCGGACCTGTCGTTGCGCGAGGCGCAGGTCGGGGACCGGTATCTGCTGTGCTCGGACGGGCTGTCGGGCGTCGTCACCGCGGAGACGATCTTCCAGGTGCTGACGGACGTGGACGACCCCGAGCAGGCGGTCCGGCAGCTGATCGACCTGGCGAACCGGGGCGGCGGCCCCGACAACATCACGTGCGTGGTGGCGGACGTCATCGACCTCGACCGGCATCCGCCGACGGGCGGTCCGGGCCAGGCGGTGGGCGCGGCGGCGAACACGAAGCCGCCGGAGCTGCCGGGCGGCGGGCCGGGCGCGAACACGACGGTGCAGGACACTCCGGCGGGGCGGGCGGCGCAGCTGCGGGACACGCGGCCGCAGCCGCCGGTGGCGGTGGACGAGATGCCGCCTCCTCCCGCGCCGGCGCCGATGGGCGATCCGATGGGGCCGCCGCCGGGCGCGGCGCAGCAGGCTCCGGCGCCGCCGCCGAGGCGCGGCGGCCTCCGGCGCTGGACGTGGCTCGTCGTGGTCGCGGGCGTGGTCGTGGTCGGTGTGGTCGCCGGCGGGTTCGTGCTGCTGCAGAACGTCCGGAACGGCTACTACATCGGCGAGGAGGGCGGCAGGGTCGTCCTGTACCGGGGGACGACGCAGGAGGTGCCGGGGCTGAACCTGTCCCGGAAGGAGAAGAAGCAGCCCACTCCGCCGATCATGGTAGCGGACCTGCCTCAGGACCTTCAGCAGCAGGTCCGGGAGACCTACACGGTGGACGGCCCCGAGCAGGCGTGGAAGGCGCTGGAGAGCGCGGTCTGCAAGTACTCCCTCGTGGAGAGCGGCGGCAAGGTCGCGATCGTGAGGGGGCGGGGGCAGGACAACTGCCGCCAGACGACCGTCCAGACGAGTGACATTCCGGTCGGCGAGCTTCCGGGGTCGGACGCGACGGCGATCGGCAAGGGCGAGATGACGTTCATCGGGCAGGCGGCCGCGGAGGAGAAGCTGCGGGAGCTGTCCACCCGCCGCGACCA
The sequence above is drawn from the Actinomadura hallensis genome and encodes:
- a CDS encoding FhaA domain-containing protein, producing MGVIQRFERRLEGMVEGAFARAFKSELQPVEVASAVQREMDDRAAIVAQGRTLVPNDFVVEISQQDGQRLQVYADSLSQELANLAREYAKEQGYSFVGPVRVRFENAGDLATGMFRIRSGVIRGSTVEGGEIRQPVSDVPQGARGGVFAGNPRLLVTTAVEGSDATQRTYEINTPVTLLGRGTDCDLRLVDPGVSRHHAEIRVEGPEVALVDLGSTNGSFVNGQPIRRVTLVDGSRVTMGRTTLVFRRDRE
- a CDS encoding FHA domain-containing protein FhaB/FipA; protein product: MSPFTLTLIKLAFLAVLWLFVIAAVGVIRADLFGSKAATRAATRASQPRPPRAARQPKPPRSQRAAQQGAPTKLVVVQGERAGTVIELTGVPITIGRANDATLVVTDDYASSRHARLYAQDGQWIVEDLGSTNGTYLGRTKVTRPMPIPPGVPVRIGKTVIELRK
- a CDS encoding Stp1/IreP family PP2C-type Ser/Thr phosphatase; this encodes MTLGIRYAARSDVGMLREGNEDSAYAGAHLLAVADGMGGHVGGEIASAAAIEALRPLDKDLPASELLAALEHTVKAANDNLHRIVESDPALQGMGTTLTAMLWAGNQVALVHIGDSRAYLLRDGSLFQITHDHTLVQSLVDEGRISPDEAASHPQRSLLLRALDGRGEVDPDLSLREAQVGDRYLLCSDGLSGVVTAETIFQVLTDVDDPEQAVRQLIDLANRGGGPDNITCVVADVIDLDRHPPTGGPGQAVGAAANTKPPELPGGGPGANTTVQDTPAGRAAQLRDTRPQPPVAVDEMPPPPAPAPMGDPMGPPPGAAQQAPAPPPRRGGLRRWTWLVVVAGVVVVGVVAGGFVLLQNVRNGYYIGEEGGRVVLYRGTTQEVPGLNLSRKEKKQPTPPIMVADLPQDLQQQVRETYTVDGPEQAWKALESAVCKYSLVESGGKVAIVRGRGQDNCRQTTVQTSDIPVGELPGSDATAIGKGEMTFIGQAAAEEKLRELSTRRDQCRSPDPRIQDCPSNGGKS